In Maridesulfovibrio frigidus DSM 17176, a genomic segment contains:
- a CDS encoding HAMP domain-containing histidine kinase, with the protein MGSSDTVQGRDGLCFFGKVSATISHDVKNVLAIINEEAGLLQDLSLMAGQGMELDPERLVKLAKKIQNQVKRGDTIIKNMNKFAHSVDVPESEVDFYEMTSLVVALFTRMAASKCVTVVLKEGEMVAGKCDPFVAEMLIARCLEVSMDSAGKNHEIIVEVFTKNSERVISVHGLRLEVAENDLQAIEALSKNAGASLIVAPQDSLLEIIF; encoded by the coding sequence ATGGGATCATCTGATACTGTTCAAGGTCGCGACGGGCTTTGCTTTTTCGGTAAAGTGAGCGCAACTATTTCTCATGATGTGAAAAATGTGCTGGCTATCATTAATGAAGAGGCCGGTCTTTTACAGGATTTATCGCTTATGGCGGGGCAGGGGATGGAACTTGATCCGGAACGTCTTGTCAAATTGGCAAAAAAGATTCAAAATCAAGTTAAGCGCGGCGACACTATCATAAAAAATATGAATAAGTTTGCCCACAGCGTGGATGTTCCCGAAAGTGAAGTAGATTTTTATGAAATGACATCGCTGGTGGTTGCCTTATTTACTAGAATGGCCGCATCAAAGTGTGTTACTGTCGTCCTCAAAGAAGGGGAGATGGTTGCAGGTAAATGTGATCCCTTTGTAGCTGAAATGCTAATTGCAAGGTGCCTTGAAGTCAGTATGGACAGCGCTGGTAAAAATCATGAAATAATTGTTGAAGTTTTTACGAAAAATAGCGAAAGAGTAATATCTGTACACGGACTAAGACTGGAAGTGGCAGAAAATGACTTACAAGCGATAGAAGCCCTCTCAAAGAATGCCGGTGCGTCATTAATTGTTGCGCCGCAGGACTCATTGTTAGAAATTATTTTTTAA
- a CDS encoding sensor histidine kinase, with the protein MSLKGLLRPEFWNADRSSAGPYKSLFDYKRLWRLCFMLLVGVSLTPLFIMAFIDFNVTRGAVKSENVLRGARTTSNTRRAVSYFLEERKSALELIVKLDDFRSFKRKEHLSEMLFALKDSFGGFIDLGIIDEEGKQVSYVGPHDLEGKDYKGQAWFKQAVEQGTYISDVFLGFRDSPHLVIAVKHYTDKEHFKIYRTTLDTTQFNGIISSLDLSEDEDAFLVNTKGIIQTPSKWNGDVFSKITFPLPDRSYRTKVEEVSLRENYPALVGYAYIEGTPFAIMVVKPEAEFVDAWIETRDTLTWISSISVVVVLIVMWAVASYLVDRIYIADMTRSKLLQQMEHHNRMASIGRLAAGVAHEINNPLAIINEKAGLLKDLFTFSQTYNADERVLGLVDSVIGSVERCGRITKRLLGFSRQDDVELRPVLPKKVVDTVLSFLNKEAEYRSIDVSVDVQSGIFEIVTDRGKLEQVLLNLISNAFQAMKDGGVLEVVVAKGDKGKLDFSIKDDGCGIPASDLKKIFEPFYSTKKQTGGTGLGLSITYGLVQDLGGSMTVKSEVGEGTEFSFSLPVSPKNKGES; encoded by the coding sequence ATGTCATTAAAAGGACTTCTTCGACCAGAATTCTGGAACGCGGATAGAAGCTCTGCGGGACCTTACAAGAGTTTATTCGACTATAAGCGTCTTTGGCGTTTGTGTTTTATGCTTCTTGTCGGGGTTTCGCTGACACCGTTGTTCATCATGGCTTTTATTGACTTCAATGTCACACGGGGAGCAGTAAAATCAGAAAATGTGCTCAGGGGGGCTCGGACAACCTCCAATACCCGTCGAGCAGTATCGTACTTTCTGGAGGAACGGAAATCGGCTTTAGAGTTGATAGTTAAACTTGACGATTTCCGTTCCTTTAAGAGAAAGGAGCATCTCTCTGAAATGCTTTTTGCGCTCAAAGACAGTTTTGGCGGGTTTATTGATCTGGGTATTATTGATGAAGAGGGTAAGCAGGTCTCATATGTAGGTCCACATGATCTTGAGGGTAAAGATTATAAGGGGCAGGCATGGTTTAAGCAGGCTGTTGAACAGGGAACTTATATTAGTGATGTGTTCCTCGGCTTCCGCGACAGCCCTCATTTAGTGATTGCTGTTAAGCATTATACCGATAAAGAACATTTCAAAATTTACCGCACAACTCTGGATACTACGCAGTTTAATGGAATTATTTCGTCCCTCGATTTGTCGGAAGATGAAGATGCATTTCTTGTTAACACTAAGGGCATAATTCAGACTCCATCCAAATGGAACGGTGATGTCTTTTCAAAGATTACGTTCCCATTGCCGGACAGATCATATCGCACAAAAGTAGAAGAAGTTTCTCTTCGTGAGAACTATCCTGCGCTTGTTGGCTATGCCTATATCGAAGGAACTCCCTTTGCTATAATGGTTGTTAAGCCTGAAGCAGAATTTGTTGACGCATGGATCGAGACTCGCGACACACTCACGTGGATATCTTCAATAAGTGTTGTCGTTGTTCTTATTGTTATGTGGGCAGTTGCTTCTTATCTGGTAGACCGTATTTATATTGCGGACATGACCCGTTCTAAGTTGTTGCAACAGATGGAGCATCATAACCGCATGGCTTCTATCGGTAGGCTTGCTGCCGGAGTCGCTCATGAAATCAATAACCCGCTTGCCATTATAAATGAAAAGGCTGGTTTGTTGAAAGACTTGTTCACTTTCAGCCAAACTTATAATGCAGATGAAAGAGTTCTCGGCCTTGTTGATTCCGTGATAGGATCTGTTGAAAGGTGTGGACGAATTACAAAGCGCCTTCTTGGATTTTCTCGGCAGGATGATGTTGAGCTTAGGCCCGTGCTTCCTAAAAAGGTCGTTGATACTGTGTTAAGTTTCTTAAACAAAGAAGCTGAGTACAGATCCATTGATGTTTCTGTTGATGTGCAGTCTGGCATATTTGAGATTGTCACCGATCGCGGTAAGCTCGAGCAGGTTCTTCTTAACCTGATAAGCAATGCTTTTCAGGCCATGAAAGATGGCGGAGTATTAGAGGTTGTAGTTGCTAAAGGCGACAAAGGTAAACTTGATTTTTCAATAAAAGATGATGGATGCGGCATTCCCGCTTCTGATCTTAAAAAAATATTTGAACCGTTTTATTCTACTAAAAAACAAACAGGTGGTACTGGTTTGGGATTATCCATTACATATGGCCTTGTTCAGGATCTTGGCGGAAGTATGACAGTAAAAAGTGAAGTTGGCGAAGGAACAGAATTTAGTTTTTCACTTCCTGTCAGCCCTAAAAATAAGGGGGAAAGTTAG
- a CDS encoding response regulator: MAEKVLLVDDEKEFVEGLAERMELRGMNVDTCTNPEKALDMVNGDSYDAIILDLQMPGVDGIEVLKHIKKNKPEMQVILLSGHATVEKGIEAMKLGAMDFVEKPADIDVLTEKIKKAQARKMVLVEKATEKKVKDIIEHKGW, from the coding sequence ATGGCTGAAAAAGTACTGTTAGTAGATGATGAAAAAGAATTTGTGGAAGGACTTGCCGAGCGTATGGAACTACGCGGCATGAATGTAGATACATGTACAAATCCTGAAAAGGCTCTGGATATGGTAAATGGTGATTCATATGATGCTATCATTTTGGATTTACAGATGCCGGGTGTTGACGGAATTGAAGTTCTCAAACACATCAAAAAAAATAAGCCGGAAATGCAGGTGATCCTTCTTAGCGGCCATGCTACTGTAGAAAAAGGGATTGAAGCAATGAAATTGGGCGCAATGGATTTCGTTGAAAAACCAGCAGATATAGATGTGCTTACTGAGAAAATCAAAAAAGCTCAGGCCCGTAAAATGGTTTTAGTCGAAAAAGCGACTGAGAAAAAGGTGAAGGATATTATAGAACATAAAGGATGGTAA
- a CDS encoding response regulator, whose amino-acid sequence MKILLVDDELELVSALAERLSFRGFEADWVTSGEEAMDKILEKDYVLAILDVKMPRMSGLELRKRLEHLRPGLKYIFLSGHGSEDDYNAGAAKSDSYFVKPVKIEDLVESINMALGN is encoded by the coding sequence ATGAAAATATTACTTGTAGATGATGAACTTGAGCTTGTTTCAGCTCTTGCAGAACGCCTTTCTTTTCGTGGTTTTGAAGCTGATTGGGTTACTTCCGGTGAAGAGGCAATGGATAAAATACTTGAAAAGGATTACGTACTTGCAATCCTGGATGTTAAGATGCCGCGCATGAGTGGCCTTGAATTAAGAAAGAGGCTTGAGCATCTTCGCCCGGGCTTGAAATACATATTCCTTTCCGGGCATGGATCGGAAGACGATTACAACGCAGGCGCAGCAAAATCTGATTCGTACTTTGTTAAACCTGTTAAGATCGAAGATCTTGTTGAAAGCATCAACATGGCTTTGGGTAATTAA
- a CDS encoding DUF362 domain-containing protein, translating to MSTINKNTEPVAYFRILEYESTFLDTAVEMVLEETGCKIAPGTKVLVKPNLVSGRNKLACTHPNVTISLCRYLLDCGAIVTVGDSPAYGTAAQIAKTIGMTTGLAKLGLKTKTLGRPAPLELSFGATIGISRDALETDMIINVPKLKAHSQFLVTGSVKNMFGTVVGFRKALAHTRFGEIEGLMEKMILEVAAAMPIAFNLMDAIYPMHVTGPLDGKPYPMSLLAGSPNPYALDTAIYMLLGLSPNKVKLWKEISKQKICGYDPDQIKYVIEPPDDFDTTDFQLPSILSPMEFNAVRLVKGRLKSILSKIT from the coding sequence ATGAGCACAATTAACAAAAATACAGAACCAGTCGCATACTTCCGAATCCTAGAATATGAATCAACATTCTTGGACACAGCTGTTGAAATGGTTCTTGAAGAAACGGGCTGTAAAATAGCTCCGGGAACAAAGGTTCTAGTTAAGCCGAATCTTGTTTCAGGACGCAATAAGCTGGCCTGCACTCACCCTAATGTAACTATTTCACTTTGCCGTTATTTACTTGACTGCGGAGCTATTGTTACCGTTGGAGATTCCCCGGCATATGGGACAGCGGCGCAAATAGCCAAAACAATCGGAATGACAACGGGACTTGCCAAACTAGGCCTTAAGACTAAGACCCTAGGCCGTCCTGCCCCTCTTGAACTATCATTCGGTGCAACCATTGGAATTTCCCGCGACGCACTTGAAACGGATATGATCATTAATGTTCCTAAACTGAAAGCTCACAGTCAATTTTTAGTAACTGGCTCAGTCAAAAATATGTTTGGAACGGTGGTCGGCTTTAGAAAAGCTTTAGCACACACCAGATTTGGTGAAATTGAAGGTCTTATGGAAAAAATGATCCTCGAGGTTGCTGCAGCTATGCCTATAGCATTTAACCTTATGGATGCAATTTATCCCATGCATGTAACCGGCCCTCTCGATGGCAAACCCTACCCCATGAGCCTACTTGCCGGATCTCCAAATCCATATGCTCTGGATACTGCTATTTATATGTTGCTTGGCCTTAGCCCGAACAAAGTAAAGCTCTGGAAGGAAATTTCTAAGCAAAAAATTTGTGGTTACGACCCGGATCAGATTAAATATGTAATCGAACCTCCTGATGATTTTGACACAACAGATTTCCAGTTGCCTTCTATACTAAGCCCGATGGAGTTCAACGCTGTTCGACTAGTTAAAGGAAGACTTAAATCCATTTTAAGTAAAATCACATAA
- the hypF gene encoding carbamoyltransferase HypF — MDESNFSRRILTVTGQVQGVGFRPFIYKTALKCKLSGNVRNSPEGVLIEIQGSSKNHASFDSALENDLPRLAKIVSLKKEDLNLLEGESEFCILSSTAGEGHCVLISPDVATCPDCFDDMSNPDNRRYEYPFTNCTNCGPRYTITRSIPYDRPVTSMSCFPLCEACSKEYTNPLDRRFHAQPNACAECGPEVWLTDNKGTKVPGKKNALHKLAQLLAEGKIAAVKGLGGFHLVCDASNPIAVKTLRERKNRPDKPLAVMVHDIAEAGKIADLSANDHELLEGLQRPIVLAPKSKSYSLAPDIAPDTSFIGLMVPYTPLHQVLIKYFSKLKSSPAALVMTSGNMSSDPICIGNREALKLLAGIADIFLFHNRDILIRVDDSVTRSVPEFDETGAEKLDAPSAGTGFRTLFMRRARGYTPSPVFLNKEGPCVLGTGPELKNTLCITKGDQAFSSQHIGDMQTLETVDFWKEIKDHLQNILQVKPELIVHDLHPDYLSTELASEIGLAEKIPTTALQHHYAHIYAVLAENKHSGPALGLALDGTGLGEDRTIWGGECLLVDNEKLDHKRLARFTHLRLPGGEAAVREPWRIAWAAARDLGLDTGLILLPENLKAGANMLNQMLDKNINSPSTSSCGRLFDAVSAMLGLCETITYEGQAAIILEKIQDFEELGKYCCPIKKTPGELLGEHEEYDPEIVEICTGELFKQAFNDHASGVSAGIISRKFHAGLISGLADCAELIAKETAITSVGLSGGVMQNLTLAVELPIELQKRGLKPLVHRFLPPNDGCISLGQAVYGQRKLELSERSS; from the coding sequence ATGGATGAAAGTAATTTTTCCCGCAGAATCCTTACCGTCACAGGTCAAGTCCAAGGTGTAGGATTCAGGCCATTTATTTATAAAACAGCTCTCAAATGTAAATTATCCGGTAACGTACGCAACAGCCCGGAAGGCGTATTAATCGAGATTCAAGGAAGTTCGAAAAATCATGCATCCTTTGATAGCGCACTAGAAAATGATTTGCCGAGATTGGCAAAAATAGTTTCGCTTAAAAAGGAAGATCTGAATTTACTGGAAGGCGAATCTGAGTTCTGCATACTATCAAGCACAGCGGGCGAAGGACATTGCGTGCTCATCAGTCCGGATGTTGCAACCTGTCCGGATTGTTTCGATGACATGAGTAATCCCGACAACCGCAGATACGAGTACCCCTTTACAAATTGTACAAATTGCGGGCCGCGCTACACCATCACCCGCTCGATTCCTTATGATCGCCCAGTAACGTCCATGAGCTGTTTCCCGCTATGTGAAGCATGCAGCAAAGAATATACAAACCCGCTCGACCGCAGATTTCATGCACAACCTAACGCATGTGCTGAGTGCGGCCCTGAAGTATGGCTCACCGACAATAAAGGTACCAAAGTTCCAGGAAAAAAGAATGCTCTTCACAAACTTGCGCAGCTTCTAGCCGAAGGTAAAATTGCGGCAGTAAAAGGGCTCGGTGGGTTTCACCTCGTTTGTGATGCATCAAACCCCATCGCAGTAAAAACTCTTCGCGAACGCAAAAACAGGCCGGACAAGCCACTGGCGGTAATGGTTCATGATATTGCTGAGGCAGGCAAAATTGCGGATCTATCTGCAAACGATCACGAACTATTAGAAGGGTTACAGCGGCCAATCGTTCTCGCTCCCAAAAGTAAATCATATTCACTCGCGCCAGACATCGCTCCTGACACGAGTTTCATAGGGCTAATGGTTCCGTACACTCCACTGCACCAAGTACTGATAAAATATTTTTCGAAACTGAAAAGTTCACCCGCAGCCCTAGTTATGACATCCGGGAATATGAGTTCGGACCCCATATGCATCGGCAACCGTGAGGCTTTAAAACTTCTGGCGGGCATTGCGGACATATTTCTATTTCATAATCGTGATATTCTTATACGGGTCGACGATTCTGTAACGAGATCAGTTCCAGAATTTGACGAAACAGGGGCAGAGAAACTTGATGCACCGTCTGCTGGAACGGGCTTTAGAACACTTTTTATGCGAAGGGCTAGAGGATACACTCCATCTCCAGTTTTTCTAAATAAAGAAGGTCCCTGCGTGCTCGGAACAGGACCGGAGCTTAAAAACACACTTTGCATTACTAAAGGTGATCAGGCTTTTTCGAGCCAGCATATCGGCGACATGCAGACCCTTGAAACTGTAGATTTCTGGAAAGAAATAAAAGACCACCTTCAAAACATTTTACAGGTTAAACCAGAACTAATCGTTCACGATTTACATCCCGATTATCTTAGCACGGAACTAGCTTCCGAAATTGGACTAGCTGAAAAGATACCCACGACAGCTTTGCAACATCACTACGCGCATATCTACGCTGTTCTAGCCGAAAACAAACATTCTGGGCCAGCTTTAGGACTTGCGCTCGATGGCACAGGACTTGGCGAAGACCGCACCATATGGGGTGGAGAATGTTTGCTAGTTGATAATGAAAAACTTGACCATAAACGACTAGCTAGATTCACTCACCTGCGACTCCCCGGAGGAGAAGCAGCCGTGCGCGAACCGTGGAGAATAGCATGGGCCGCGGCACGAGACTTAGGTCTTGATACAGGCCTTATTCTGTTGCCAGAGAACCTTAAAGCTGGCGCAAACATGTTAAATCAGATGCTTGATAAAAACATCAACAGCCCGTCCACAAGCAGTTGCGGCAGACTCTTTGATGCAGTTTCAGCAATGCTCGGCCTCTGTGAAACAATAACTTACGAAGGACAGGCAGCAATAATTCTGGAAAAAATTCAGGACTTCGAGGAACTAGGCAAATATTGCTGTCCCATCAAAAAAACACCAGGTGAGCTGCTTGGCGAGCATGAAGAGTATGATCCTGAAATAGTTGAAATTTGCACGGGTGAACTTTTCAAACAAGCCTTTAATGATCATGCATCAGGGGTTTCAGCCGGAATTATCAGTCGCAAATTTCATGCGGGCTTAATCTCCGGCCTTGCGGATTGCGCCGAGCTTATCGCGAAAGAGACAGCTATAACATCTGTAGGCCTTAGCGGCGGGGTGATGCAAAATCTTACGCTAGCAGTTGAGCTACCTATTGAACTGCAGAAACGTGGATTGAAGCCACTGGTACATAGATTTTTACCACCTAATGATGGCTGCATATCGCTCGGCCAAGCAGTGTATGGACAGCGCAAACTTGAGCTGTCTGAGAGGAGTAGCTAA
- the cysQ gene encoding 3'(2'),5'-bisphosphate nucleotidase CysQ gives MTATKRSGKDLFMNEMIINLSQIAKDAGQAIMDVRSKGFEVVNKKDDSPVTAADIASNEVIMKALTELYPSTPVLSEEGADIPFSVRQSWNEFFLVDPLDGTKEFIKDNGEFCVCIALMRSNRPVLGVVYAPTSDTLYTGCAEKGAYVTRENRAPEKITTKPAAENEGLVVVGSRSHPSPDLEKYLSTMNVAKMTPAGSAIKFCLVAEGKAHIYPRFNPTMEWDTGAGQAIVEAAGGTMLGLDSKEFPYNKENLINKGFFVTA, from the coding sequence ATGACAGCCACCAAAAGGTCTGGTAAAGACTTATTCATGAATGAAATGATAATAAATCTTTCCCAGATAGCCAAAGATGCCGGCCAAGCCATCATGGATGTTCGCAGCAAGGGATTCGAAGTCGTCAATAAAAAGGACGATTCTCCAGTGACAGCGGCGGACATAGCTTCCAATGAAGTCATTATGAAAGCCCTCACAGAACTCTATCCCTCCACTCCTGTATTGTCAGAAGAGGGAGCTGATATTCCTTTTTCTGTGAGGCAGTCATGGAATGAATTCTTCTTGGTGGATCCTCTGGATGGGACAAAAGAATTCATTAAAGACAATGGTGAGTTCTGCGTTTGTATTGCATTAATGCGAAGCAACCGCCCTGTGCTGGGAGTAGTTTACGCCCCTACAAGTGACACCTTATACACCGGGTGCGCTGAAAAAGGTGCTTACGTAACTCGCGAAAACAGAGCACCAGAAAAGATTACAACCAAGCCCGCTGCCGAAAACGAAGGTTTGGTTGTTGTAGGTAGCAGATCCCACCCGTCCCCGGATTTAGAAAAATACCTCAGCACTATGAACGTCGCTAAAATGACACCCGCAGGCAGTGCAATCAAATTTTGCCTGGTAGCTGAGGGAAAGGCACATATCTATCCCAGATTCAATCCGACCATGGAATGGGATACAGGGGCAGGGCAGGCTATTGTCGAAGCCGCAGGCGGTACGATGCTCGGACTGGACAGCAAAGAGTTCCCATACAATAAAGAAAATTTAATAAACAAAGGCTTTTTCGTAACTGCCTAG
- a CDS encoding ATP-binding cassette domain-containing protein, with translation MNNKIVSMKNVSIELEQGPILQNIDWDIKRGEHWAVLGGNGAGKTTLFRVLAGAVWPDDDKSREFYFDGVKTNSPIEAQERVYIVSPEQQDVFLKMGWIVSGEEAVLAGKDNTPFLYRLADESEYEEARELMASLGMENLAKRSIVAMSRGEGRKILIARALIARAEIIILDEFLEGIDQQSRAQLMEAVNAAAARGVTIVCSAHRDEELPACINRTLYLADGKIDHCENGRGEGVACYVDPAQKRTPPAVNRIEAGKTLFRLCDSSVVFLGNTVLTNVDWEMNGGQNWAVLGNNGAGKSTLLRLLYGDAAAYAAEEKMERLPEKGDSIRSVRGRMGMVSASLQASFGEAVGKPILIIDLVLSGFFASVGLFDEITDELREKAYEWLRFFGIEDLAERNTMQLSYGQLRKAFIARALVSGPDVLLLDEPLAGVDTASRKEIFDLLESLAAAGVAMVYVTHHKEELIPSISHVLEITDGRVSYRGEKEEYFARQDATMK, from the coding sequence ATGAATAATAAGATTGTTTCCATGAAAAATGTTTCCATTGAACTTGAACAAGGGCCAATACTCCAGAATATTGACTGGGATATTAAGCGCGGTGAGCACTGGGCTGTACTTGGTGGTAATGGAGCAGGTAAAACAACTCTATTCAGAGTCCTCGCCGGAGCAGTCTGGCCTGATGATGATAAATCTCGCGAGTTTTATTTTGACGGTGTAAAAACTAATAGTCCTATTGAAGCTCAGGAGCGAGTTTATATTGTTTCGCCTGAGCAGCAGGATGTTTTTCTTAAAATGGGTTGGATTGTGAGCGGAGAGGAAGCAGTTCTTGCTGGAAAGGACAACACTCCTTTCCTTTATAGATTAGCTGACGAATCTGAGTATGAAGAAGCTCGTGAACTTATGGCTTCTCTCGGCATGGAAAATCTTGCCAAACGCAGCATTGTTGCAATGTCTCGCGGAGAAGGGCGCAAGATACTAATTGCTAGGGCTCTTATTGCGCGCGCTGAAATTATTATTCTTGATGAGTTTTTAGAAGGAATTGACCAGCAGTCCCGAGCACAGCTTATGGAGGCTGTTAATGCCGCTGCCGCTAGAGGCGTGACCATTGTCTGCTCAGCTCATAGGGACGAAGAGCTGCCTGCGTGCATAAATAGAACTTTGTATCTTGCAGATGGCAAGATAGACCACTGTGAAAATGGCCGGGGCGAAGGTGTTGCCTGCTATGTTGATCCTGCTCAGAAGCGCACGCCACCTGCTGTGAACAGAATTGAAGCTGGTAAAACTTTATTCAGGCTTTGTGATTCCAGTGTAGTTTTTCTCGGGAATACAGTCCTTACCAATGTGGACTGGGAAATGAATGGCGGCCAGAATTGGGCTGTTCTAGGTAATAATGGTGCTGGTAAGTCCACACTTCTACGACTTTTATACGGAGATGCGGCGGCCTATGCTGCCGAAGAAAAAATGGAACGCCTGCCTGAAAAAGGAGACAGTATTAGGTCTGTCAGAGGGCGGATGGGAATGGTTTCTGCTTCGCTTCAAGCTTCTTTCGGGGAAGCCGTGGGTAAGCCTATATTAATTATTGATCTTGTCCTTTCGGGCTTTTTTGCCTCAGTTGGACTTTTTGATGAGATTACCGATGAGCTTAGGGAAAAAGCATATGAATGGCTAAGGTTTTTTGGAATCGAGGATCTGGCTGAGCGAAACACAATGCAGTTATCATATGGACAACTGCGAAAAGCTTTCATTGCGCGCGCTTTAGTTTCAGGGCCTGATGTTTTGTTGCTCGATGAACCATTAGCCGGAGTGGATACGGCTTCGCGCAAGGAAATATTTGACCTGCTGGAATCTTTAGCCGCTGCGGGAGTGGCAATGGTTTATGTCACTCATCATAAAGAAGAGCTGATCCCTTCGATTTCGCATGTTCTTGAAATAACCGATGGGCGTGTTTCTTATCGAGGTGAGAAGGAAGAATATTTTGCAAGGCAAGACGCTACGATGAAATAG
- a CDS encoding TSUP family transporter, giving the protein MIHLSDRRLLFFLIIICAILIPVTGICADTIKPPQYIGNTNNPYILPDGSGPGFWLSAAIGLVAGMLSSTIGAGGGLIVVPALMTAGISGIYAVGSEIFRLFLFSAIEAVRMGLNKRINYKMAIIMTAGTAAGGFAGFSLSSSIFLADPAGTDVFISTMIIFWLIIYSFIIIPDFREASHKYALELLRKENAEKEKEAAIQTGASQSTEEATPPKEAANSSKTEKKSTKDSALISFPDEEPWEIARTIRTMNFPPYIDFPTTVKDKVLAPEEELAPTNEEALDEAKKIVDLSEASPYSRIPVLPAFLLATVGGFFMALTGSAGIVLSFTVLTKGFGCVAAIVAGTDLVRLALSSGALTMGAFGLNGFINIYCITGLIAGTMTGIHLGGKAIRYIEPYRIKGLVSLVVVSVIINRLLALPGQLRKAGADISYGISTTLDQSALYIMIIGMVVFCGWLFYALVHDIIRDMKPTLDEEAK; this is encoded by the coding sequence ATGATTCATCTTTCTGATAGACGCCTACTTTTTTTTCTTATCATTATATGCGCTATACTAATTCCGGTTACAGGAATATGCGCGGATACAATCAAGCCCCCTCAATATATCGGAAACACAAATAATCCATATATCCTACCAGACGGTTCCGGCCCCGGTTTTTGGCTATCTGCAGCAATCGGGCTTGTGGCTGGGATGCTAAGCTCCACCATTGGTGCAGGAGGAGGCTTAATTGTTGTACCAGCCCTTATGACTGCGGGGATATCAGGTATTTACGCCGTTGGATCAGAAATTTTCAGGCTGTTTCTTTTCAGCGCTATCGAAGCAGTCAGAATGGGACTCAATAAACGAATCAACTACAAGATGGCCATAATAATGACAGCCGGAACAGCGGCTGGAGGATTTGCGGGATTCTCACTTTCGTCATCAATATTTCTGGCAGACCCCGCAGGGACCGATGTTTTCATCTCAACAATGATCATTTTCTGGTTAATCATTTATTCATTCATTATTATACCTGATTTTAGAGAAGCATCTCACAAATATGCACTTGAATTACTGCGCAAAGAAAATGCCGAAAAAGAAAAGGAAGCAGCAATACAGACTGGGGCTTCACAAAGCACGGAAGAAGCTACGCCGCCAAAAGAGGCTGCAAACTCATCTAAAACGGAAAAAAAATCCACCAAAGATTCAGCTCTAATTTCATTTCCAGACGAAGAGCCATGGGAAATAGCTCGAACTATCAGAACAATGAATTTTCCACCGTACATTGATTTTCCTACTACAGTAAAAGATAAAGTTTTAGCGCCGGAGGAAGAACTAGCTCCGACTAACGAAGAGGCACTAGATGAAGCTAAAAAGATCGTAGACTTATCTGAAGCTAGTCCCTACTCGCGCATCCCGGTGCTTCCGGCTTTCCTGCTCGCTACTGTAGGTGGATTTTTTATGGCACTTACGGGCTCAGCCGGAATAGTTCTTAGCTTTACCGTGCTTACCAAAGGATTCGGATGTGTAGCGGCAATAGTCGCAGGAACGGATCTGGTTAGGCTGGCGTTATCATCAGGCGCACTGACCATGGGAGCCTTCGGCCTAAACGGCTTCATCAATATCTACTGCATCACAGGCCTGATAGCAGGAACCATGACAGGCATTCACCTAGGCGGTAAAGCTATCAGATATATAGAGCCGTACAGAATAAAGGGGCTTGTTTCGCTGGTCGTGGTTTCAGTTATAATCAACCGATTGCTAGCTCTGCCCGGACAACTAAGAAAGGCCGGAGCTGACATCTCATATGGAATTTCAACTACGCTCGACCAAAGCGCTCTATATATAATGATCATAGGCATGGTCGTTTTCTGCGGTTGGCTTTTTTATGCTCTAGTACACGATATCATCAGGGATATGAAACCAACATTAGACGAGGAGGCGAAATGA